Proteins encoded together in one Myxococcales bacterium window:
- a CDS encoding NAD(P)/FAD-dependent oxidoreductase, with protein sequence MPKAPTPPRYDVAILGAGPAGFAAAMRAHDLGKKVLLVEKGRLGGAGLHAGALSSKTMWHLSNDFALAARTDRGFVAEGLRVSYTDVMRQVRTALEERTTVLARQLETLAEPDETGGEVDLRRGAARFVSPHAIEVTDASGAKELYEADNFVIATGSTPRVPPGIEIDGERVITSDHVEAFGDFPKSMVIVGAGVVGCEYAAIFGNFGRTKIHIIDRQPRILPFEDADVADVVARSFAGAGIHIHKEARLVSLRRTGDHVEYVVAGADGREETYSVERALVSIGRAPATAGLGLEEIGVKLTPSGGVDVEGTRSTTVPHVYAAGDTTMDVALVNVAELEGRHAAERMFGLHPKPIRYEALSAIYFLKPEVAAVGLNETQAKQRGIPYRVGVVHNRLVARNVAMRATEGFIKLLSSRDEPERVLGLRMVGPHASSTIQGIAFLIDKGGTLEDIDHCVHPHPAITEGVQECARVLLGRSVHKIDVFGGELLRCGEG encoded by the coding sequence ATGCCGAAGGCCCCCACTCCACCTCGCTACGACGTCGCCATCCTCGGCGCCGGCCCCGCAGGCTTCGCCGCCGCCATGCGCGCCCACGACCTCGGCAAGAAGGTGCTCCTCGTCGAGAAGGGCCGGCTCGGCGGCGCGGGGCTCCACGCCGGGGCGCTCTCGTCGAAGACCATGTGGCACCTCTCGAACGACTTCGCGCTCGCGGCCCGCACCGACCGAGGGTTCGTCGCCGAGGGGCTGCGTGTATCTTACACCGACGTCATGAGGCAGGTGCGCACGGCGCTCGAGGAGCGGACGACCGTGCTCGCCCGCCAGCTCGAGACGTTGGCCGAGCCCGACGAGACGGGCGGCGAGGTCGATCTCCGGCGAGGCGCGGCGCGCTTCGTCTCGCCCCACGCGATCGAGGTCACGGACGCCTCCGGCGCGAAGGAGCTCTACGAGGCCGACAACTTCGTCATTGCGACGGGCTCGACGCCGCGCGTGCCCCCGGGCATCGAGATCGACGGCGAGCGCGTCATCACGAGCGATCACGTCGAGGCCTTCGGCGACTTCCCGAAGAGCATGGTGATCGTCGGCGCGGGCGTGGTCGGCTGCGAGTACGCCGCCATCTTCGGGAACTTCGGCCGCACGAAGATCCACATCATCGACCGCCAGCCGCGCATCCTCCCCTTCGAGGACGCCGACGTCGCCGACGTGGTCGCGCGGTCGTTCGCGGGCGCGGGCATCCACATCCACAAAGAAGCGAGGCTCGTGTCGCTCCGGCGCACGGGCGATCACGTGGAGTACGTGGTCGCGGGGGCGGACGGCCGAGAAGAGACGTACTCGGTCGAGCGGGCGCTCGTGTCGATCGGGCGCGCCCCCGCTACGGCCGGCCTCGGGCTCGAGGAGATCGGGGTCAAGCTCACCCCCTCCGGCGGCGTCGACGTCGAGGGCACCCGCTCGACGACGGTCCCGCACGTGTACGCGGCCGGAGACACCACGATGGACGTCGCCCTCGTGAACGTGGCCGAGCTCGAGGGTCGCCACGCGGCCGAGCGCATGTTCGGGCTCCATCCGAAGCCCATTCGCTACGAGGCGCTCTCGGCCATCTACTTCCTGAAGCCCGAGGTCGCCGCGGTCGGCCTCAACGAGACGCAGGCCAAGCAGCGGGGCATTCCGTACCGAGTCGGCGTCGTCCACAACCGCTTGGTCGCGAGGAACGTGGCCATGCGCGCGACCGAGGGCTTCATCAAGCTGCTCTCCTCGCGTGACGAGCCGGAGCGCGTGCTCGGCCTCCGCATGGTGGGCCCGCACGCGTCGAGCACCATCCAGGGCATCGCGTTCCTCATCGACAAGGGCGGCACGCTCGAGGACATCGACCACTGCGTGCACCCCCACCCCGCGATCACCGAGGGCGTGCAAGAGTGCGCGCGCGTGCTGCTCGGCCGCTCGGTGCACAAGATCGACGTCTTCGGGGGCGAGCTGCTCCGCTGCGGAGAGGGCTGA